The genomic interval GACTCTACCTAGGTCTTAACTCTGTTTTttcaagattaaaaataaagttaccGGACATGGATTTTTCTCATGCTAACTAGTTTTAATTCATCCAAATTAGACTTTTAACCTAAACTTagcaaaataaattgatttcttGCATAATAAATCTTAGTAGAGTCGTAGGCTAGCAGCAGACTGCGCGTGCCAAATCCGTTtcttattagaattaattacTTAGAGGAGAGTGAGGTTGGTAGTAAGTATGTACCGGGAGTTTAGTGTCCTATAAGCAAATAACTAACTATAACAAAATACTACGTAGTGTCCGGCTCAGCTTCCACCATAAACATTGTTTTGACAGAGTGCGCTCGAATTTTAATCTAATGTAGAAAGCATGGTAACaagtaatgtaattaattcTTTTTTCTATGGTTTAGtaagattaaataatattattttggcaTATTTTACATGAATAAGTACATAAACTGTTTTACCCTACTCTCCCCTACCTGTCTACTTCACACCTTTGGTTTCGACTAAGTAGGTGTCTGATGGATTGCATCCTGTGTTTCGTATGCTTTTTACGACATGCGAAAAGtggttattaataaatttacacTTAGGTACTAAAAGCACTACTAAAACGACTCATtcaaatcttattttatattattttaaaggtAAAAACTAACCCTCTCTCTTCGATGTTTTGCTGTGCCCTTGCAGGGCGTCACATGTATACCTacctctattttgcaacaacatataaattgtaatgtgacttgcattaaacgttttgaatttgaatttgactcTATCTGATTAAACAAATTGTACAAAGGTTCATAAATATACTTACGCTATGaacttttcaaattaaataaatatttagtttagttttcttgctttttgaaataatttatagtAATCTCGTAATTCATGGATTAACCATCAATGATCTGTTAACTTTCGGTTGTTTAAAATCTTACATCGTAGAACTTTACATTTTTACGCAATTAAGGAATCCctacttacatacctacttaaatactttattgtcttttaagttatttaagtaaTTGCCTTCGAGAAACCAAGGGCCGAAAGTTCATTGTACCGAGGATTATTTTCGAATCGATATTGAGTTAATCTCTTACGTAAATTGTTAAAGAAAAAGGCATAACGATCTTTTCAAAGTGATGAGTTTTGGATGAGATGTGAAATTGTAATATAAACtcgtatttaattttgtgctCTTTATGAAAAGTGGGTTGAGTTTTAAAGTGATGAGTTTCGAAAGTAATGCTCTTGATTATCCTGCTCGGATTGCACTGCGATTGTTAACAAGGTTTATAGCTGTTACGTCACAGAATACCGAATGAGGTGGGCAAATGCGCTATATTCCGCTAAAGCTCGCGAATGGGCGCTTAACACTTTGCTAAAGGACTTTGCGTTTCGCAACACTCGATACCTACTTATCGGAAATAATGCTTACTCAGCTATAGAGCACGCCCggtctctatttatttataatttactgaCTTATATTCCCAGTATACAACTTTAGTGACTCATGCTTAAAATTGTTATGGTATCTAAATATAAGAATTGAAGAGTTTGTAACTGAATAATATTAAGCTTCTAAGGATGAAGTAAGTACGAGTACCTAGTTGCCATGTAATCGTTAGGCAAGTAGAAAAAATAGATGCAGGTGCATTTTGCCCGTTGGTATGTTATAGTAGGTTTGTAAGTAATCTCTAATAACTCAAATACCATCGATTGCATAACGTAATTTGACATACGATAATTTCTTACATTTGAGTGACTAATTGGTTAAGATTTTGATGTCACAGAACCAGTCCCGGATCAAATTGAACGGTCGATCAGATCACATTGCATCATCGCGTCACTTGCAGGGATGTGTGGTAACGCCGTATGTGCTGCAATGTCCTGGGGCGAAATATTTACGCTATCTAAATCACCACCTACGCTATCTGCCCTAATGTCCACCTCGAAACAGGTCCACAGTAAACAGAAGCAGGTAATTAAAACCAAATCAAAGCACAACATTTGAATTTCAAATCTACGGCTTTGGTGTGGCTTTGAGCTTGTCAATCTGAACAAGGCTGGTGaccgtaaatgcgaaacttgtTAAGTAACGTTGCCTTTAGTGCAAATCGTGatatcttaaattaatattttcctAAGATAGacggcaataaatacattttacgCGCAGTTGTCGAAACAGTATTCAAGGAACTTCAAGGCTATTATAACCTATTATTTTGCGATTTAAGTAAGCACTAAACGTTACAAAGGAATAGAAAGAACACTTACGTAATTTTCCAGAAACTCTGTGTGTACGTTCTTCACGCCGATTGGAGCTGCTATCTTGGCTGCAGGGGCGGCCACTGCCACCTGTGTGGCTACTTGAGCCACGGGCGCCGTCGCGTAGTGGGCTACATTTGCCCCGGATGTAGAGTAATGTGCTATGTTTGCACTGGATGTAGCATACTGGGCTACATTTGCTCCAGATGAAGCGTACTGAGCGACTGCTGGTGCTGAGTATTGAGCATAGACTGGAGCTGAGTACTGGACTGCTGGGGCAGCGTGGACGAGAGGTGCAGGTGCTTGTACTTTAGCCACGGCTGGTGCAGCGTAATGAGTCACTGACGACACACTAGGAGCGGAGTAGTGTGTCACTGATGCCGTTCTCGGAGCTGAGTATTGAGCAACTGATGCCAAAGCTGGCGCAGAGTATTGAGTGACAGCAGGAGCAGAGTATTGAGTGACGGCAGGAGCAGAGTATTGAGTGACGGCAGGAGCAGAGTATTGAGTGACGGCAGGAGCGGAGTATTGGGCCACAGCTGGGCTAAAGTACTGGGAACCGCTCGCCGAGTTTGACACTGATGTAGCGTATTGCGCGAGATGGGCACGCGCAGAAGCAGCTTGATTGTATTGAGTCACTGCTGGGGCCACATAAGAAGAGTATTGAGGGGTGAACACTTGAGGTTGCTGGACTCTCAAAGCCGCCGATGTAGCATATCCGGCAGAGGGCGCTGCGTACACTTGAGACACTACAGGTCCTCCTGCTTGGACGTTGCTGTACGAATTCAGTGATGCCTTAGCTGCCGATGCCGATGACGCTTGCTGCACCACTGAGTTTTGAGCTACGTATGTGGTTTTGGCAGGAGCAATTGCGAATTTGGCAATTAGAGGTGCAGCTGTCACTTTGGCGATGATGGGTGCTTGAGCATAGGTAGCTTGTGGAATAACAGTTCTTCGTGCTCCACTGACTGTGGAGAGTCCAGCTGATGTTGCATATCCGTGCACTTCGTTTGAAGCAGTCGCATAGTTGGATTGTGATATGGACGAGGTTTGATATGTGGCCGGTTGGGCAGCATACGTGATGCTGGGTGCTACGGCTTGGTAGGCGACGCCTGCTGAATATCCAGCATTGGAGTACTGGTAACTGGGAGCTGCTGCCACTTTTACTCCAGCTGTCGTCAGTTGAACTGCTGGCGCGGGGTAGGAGTATCCAGCGTCACCACAATTCTGTAACTTTTGCACTTGACTCAGGTGGTAGTTTAGATCGGGGTCGTGATAAGCTAACACTGAAGCCAATGTGGCGGTTGCGATGATTAcctgaaatgaaaataatattgaatttaCGAAACTGAAGtgaaaatagataaattatgtaaataaataatgaaatcctAAATTAGATTCGATAATTGCAACTTATTAATTTTGATGacatttgttatttaatttcagTACAAGTTACTTACCCACTTCATTCTAACTTGATTGCTTAGCGTTTAATCatatacttaaaatatgtttgtGGTTTTCATCTAATTTATTGAGGTGTACT from Ostrinia nubilalis chromosome 4, ilOstNubi1.1, whole genome shotgun sequence carries:
- the LOC135071138 gene encoding uncharacterized protein LOC135071138, giving the protein MKWVIIATATLASVLAYHDPDLNYHLSQVQKLQNCGDAGYSYPAPAVQLTTAGVKVAAAPSYQYSNAGYSAGVAYQAVAPSITYAAQPATYQTSSISQSNYATASNEVHGYATSAGLSTVSGARRTVIPQATYAQAPIIAKVTAAPLIAKFAIAPAKTTYVAQNSVVQQASSASAAKASLNSYSNVQAGGPVVSQVYAAPSAGYATSAALRVQQPQVFTPQYSSYVAPAVTQYNQAASARAHLAQYATSVSNSASGSQYFSPAVAQYSAPAVTQYSAPAVTQYSAPAVTQYSAPAVTQYSAPALASVAQYSAPRTASVTHYSAPSVSSVTHYAAPAVAKVQAPAPLVHAAPAVQYSAPVYAQYSAPAVAQYASSGANVAQYATSSANIAHYSTSGANVAHYATAPVAQVATQVAVAAPAAKIAAPIGVKNVHTEFLENYDAHPRYAFEYGVNDPHTGDIKQQKEERDGEVVKGQYSLVEPDGSVRTVDYVADWKTGFHADVRNSKQNQH